A stretch of DNA from Glycine max cultivar Williams 82 chromosome 18, Glycine_max_v4.0, whole genome shotgun sequence:
CTCTAGTTCCAACTTGGAGGGACAGGGTGAAGTGTCACCACCAACGACAGTACAGCTTTAATTacgaagaagatgaagatgtcAATAACCATCACCCTTTCTTCTTATCATCTTCTCCATCATCCCCTCGTGGTTCTGGCCACATGTCTGCTTCCAACTCCTTCAAGACCCATTTTCGTGGAAACCATTGCCCTTTTACTCAAGAATGGCCTCAAGGTACCTACTCCTTTTACCTTACATCTTAAGACTATATTTTGTATGCATGAACTATctttatctctcttttcttttataactttcatacatatataagaaaatatacctaaaaatcataaaaaaaaataaaaaatttaatgtcacactatcatccaatcacaaattatcatttgaattatttaaaataattattttaaaaataaataaacttatcacatgaattaaaattgaatgattatacaaaaaaaaattatcctgtaaatacataactttttttcccaaaaaaaaatgatttaccaTCTTAATTTGAATAATTGCATTAAATTCTAAGTCTAAACCctgttattgtaaaaaaaaaaaatgtgttcaatcattcacaaaaaatatgtatatccATGAATCTGGATGTAATAGTACCATTTAAGTATTTGTATatctttttagttgtttttaaacttatttgtatttttttacttcaaacctttttttttcacaaattttactCAACAAATTAATCTGACCTAATTTGTCCTAACTTTTGagaaagttacaaattttatcttttgttaaGCTAACGTGACATGCTAGCATAATTGTTAATTCTACATCaactttttaaaacttttgcTCTAAACTAGTAACTTCTCTTTGAGAATGATAACTCACTTCCAACACTCACTCTTGGCAGATGATCCATTCATGAACGACGACGCAAGCTCTCAAGCCTCAATGAACTCCTTCAAGTGTTCGAGTTTCCAGTTCTGCGACCCGGGCCACGAAGATGAGCACGCCACCCCAACAGACGGACCCGAACGCAAAAAGTGCACACCATTATTATCGTACCGTATCGAAGAACCAGAACCCAATTTCACGAAACCGTTTAACTACTACCCTCCTCGTATGAACTCTTCGTGCGGCTGCAGCAGGTTCGGGTCGAGCCACGCGTGTCCGAGGCTTACGAGGATCCGGTCGTGCCCGCACGAGCGGAGGAGCCAGCAGCAGCGGTCGATGATGTTGGAGGAGATGTACAAGTATAAGAGACGCTTTTTCAACACCGTTGGCGCTGTTGAGAACATCGGTTTTCAGCATCCAGATCGCGTGTAGATTAAGAAAGAAGCTCTTCTTCAGTGTCTCaaggttattgttgttgttgatgatacTTGTGTGCAATGCAAATATGCGTATACTTAATGAATCTAATTACGTGTGTTGTATAAGtttaataagttatttgaatTGTGATTGTAATTgtgttaaaaaatgaaagatttgtCTCCTATAGCCGTTCTGTCTAATTTCGAACAACATTATCTTCTACTGTTAAATTacgaagaaaaaacaaattagttattaatcagATATTAGTTATATGATTATTGTTTACTCAAACAAATtttacacaaaataaaattacattcatgattcattttataatattttaagagaAGGGCTCCGTTTTGTACATTatgtgataaaaatatttaatatttctgtCACAACATGACTCTTAATTCATTCCTTTTGGATATCTTACGggtattataatttatgatgtttgtattgatttgaataaaatatttaatgttactcTTTTAACccatatttttataacttacaGAATTTTAGCATAAAGATACTTCCTGAGTTTATTGAGAACAGTACTTACAAAATGAGAGTATTTTACTAACaatgtaagattttttaatACCCAATTTTTACACTCACATTACATTTTTATCTGcttatatcttttttatctattgtatcattaaacatttttgttattttctctcttattttttacctttttctctctaaggTTGTATACATTCTGTAACGGTATCAACCAATCTTTATCCTATTAACAACCCGTCAATCACAGAAATATGTCAACAATGAGAAATTTCGTTACAATTCATACAGtcatattacaaaaaattaaataaataaataaacatacacaaatcatttttaattttaaacatccCATCgatatttctttatcttttttcttcttataaaatcataaattttattatatatataattttctcttttttcattctctttagaTGTTAGATAACACATTGGGTATcaaatattttccaaaaataCTACAAAACACTTCACAATTCACACTAGTCATACAATTACATATCATCTCTAAAATACAACAGGGTGACGTTATTCCATAgctattttcaattgaaaaataaaatctgtCCTTTGCTTTAttggttttctatttttctttatgctCCAAAGGAAAAGGTATATATACATTGTTTATAAGCTATCTTTTTCCTTTGGGTTCACATTATTATTCGTTTTTCTGACTGCATAAAGCTTGCTTTTTGGTGGCCCAAGCCAAACGGAACCTACACAAAAGCAGAAACAAGCTAAGCCCTTTAGCCAATAAATAGAATGGAGAAAAAGCATAACAGATCAACAGCACAAAACAGCATCTGCAGCCTTTCTTATTTTATGGGTGTAGCTAACCGGTCCTTTCTatcattaattaagaaattaaaaaagaaaatatttattataaaaaatataatagagcttaaaataaaactcaaataaagtataattttatgtattttattgaatacaaaattctttttattttttaactaatatttcaAAGAGATTGgttaacatttaatttaatttaatttattttattttatttcattttaactttacgTTCCTCAAAGTCAGAGACCATGACAATCCGATAGCAGTTAAAGCTCACATACAGCAACCTCCACTTAAAACCCGCTACGAGGCCCCACACAACCAACCCAATTTTTGtgacaaaattgtaaatttgattcTATAAATTGTCTTAGATTTTGATTCTTCTATactttaatttatcaatttaatctctaattttttaatttctttatgtcagttttcaaaaattaaatattaattattaaatcctTACCTAGATGATCACATACTCACATGTGACATTTTGAATGATACatgtctttaattttattagagattgatattaattaaatatacgaATCAATGTCTAATTAACATATAATGgtcaatatataataaaagctTAATGTGTAAACATCAACGTCAAATCTcagactaaaaaattaaaataaccagattataaaagattaaaaaattaaatttatgaattaaattataaaaaaatgataaataaggaatgaaatttgtaattttgtcaaatttttgtCCTCAAATACACACTTGGCGCTATAACAGGTGCACGTCGATGATACACACCATAGACCTCGATTGCAGGAAAGCACGTAACTCGAAAAGTCGTGCTCCCCACGCGAAATGGAGTGCACCCATCAAGGGTCCCTCGCGTTCCAATTTCAGCCTTCGAAAAAACCTCCTTTCTAACTCCAACCACCATTgcaatcttcatcttcatctttatCGTTTTTCCTCCAACGACGTCGTTTCCATCGCAACGCTCCATCATCCTCATCGAAGATTTTATGATTCATCCAACACACTCTCACGGCATAAATAAACGACGTCGTTATCGCAATAATTCTTCGTCATCGGCgatttattaaaatcaaacGCCTACTGAAACGACATCGTCACCATTGCGATTCTCATCGGTGATTCTGATTCATCTAATTCACGCGTGGAACGTAACTTTTTCGAAACGACGTCGTTGTCGTAGCAATGCCGTTCGCGCGATGCAACAGCCAGATTCCGGCGCCGCTGCCGTCGCCGATTCCGACCGGGAGAGGCACGCGGTCCGCCGCGAACGAGATCTTCAGCCAGTTTCTCGAGAAGACGCTGCAGATCCCGGAGCTGACGCTGCCGGGACCGCACCTCCCGCCCGCGCCGGCGGAGATCGACTTCCGGTCGCTGACTCTTGTCTCCACCGATCTGATGCTGCGCTCTGCCAGGGAGTTCGGCGCGTTCCGAATCCGGTGCCACGGGATCTCCGGCAGCGAACTCGGAACCATGGCGGACGAAGCCGAACGCGTCTTCCAGAAATCGCGAAACGTCGTCGTCGTGGAGCGCAACGGAACTGGCGGAGAGATGATTCCCTGTGTTCGCTCCAGCAAAGGTGCACTGGAATTCGCCGCTCAGACGATTACCGGCGACCAAACGCATCGGAACTTTTGGTATACATACACATACATACACACGCTCTTTGATTTcgaatgttttgttttgtgactTTCGGATTCTAATGAACATTTTAACGTACGGTATATGTACGTATATTCTACTTGCTTTAACCGTATAAGTTTAGTGGCTTCCCTTGGTGACCACCACCATCTTTGCATGCATATTACTTTGTTTTTTGCATTGAAACTACTTAGGAAAAATCCTTGATCATTGTTACACTTACACTCTCCACTTTTACATGGATTCTATTCATTTTCTGTAGGTATATATTAAAACGAATAAACTATATTACTTATTTCTTAGTGATTTAGTTTAAAGAAAAATGCTGCAAGGACATCCATTGTGCTTTTTAACacctaaagaagaagaaagataaatATAGATATGATAGGATTTATaatgtgagaaaaaaaagaaataaaaacaaatgaaaagtgTTAGAAGAATGTCTAAAATGATAAGATATTTGtacataattaatgttttagttTAAAAACACTTTATTAGgtttatgaattatgaaactttgatacttatgttttagaatattaagatttatttggataaatttttctaaaaacacttgtaggaaaagaaaataaaaaaaataaaatgaatttttttataagttaaaatgaatttttttattagttaactattagttaatttataagtgctctcatcttttaatttaaataaattatataagagagtttctataaattaactcatgaataatttattttaacttataaaaaaaactcatttcattattttttttgttttagaagtGTTTTTAAAGAAACTTATCTAAATTAACAAACACTAATGCATCAAAATTCAACCctgaaaaaaacaattaattttgatagagCGGAATCGCCTTGTTCTTTTCCTACTTTTAATTCAAGTTTCATTGTTATTAACTGGTGTAGAGAAAGGCAACTTGTCAACGACATTGTCAATTGTCACTAATGGAGTTGTACAAGgtgctaatttatttattttatataccaATATATGATGCAGGGTTCACATGGGGAACGTTGCAAGTAGATTGGATACTATAGTTGAGCAAGTGACTATGGTTCTACAACACAAAACATCTAAAGAGTTTAAGGAGCGGATTCAAGATACAGAGTCTTGGATTTGCTTGTGCAGGTATCCGCATGATAATGTTCCCAAACAAAACGAAGACACCTCGGTTaagaaaaaagacaaattatgtGATCATGCTTTGCGCTTCTACCTTCCTATGGAGCAATGTATATTTTACGTCCAAACTGAAAGAGGTCCCCTGTCATTTGACGCAGGTCCAGAGAACATAGTTGTCACCGTTGGCAAACAACTAGAGGTAATTAATTTCATCTTTTGTTTCATAGTTTACTCAAATGGGTGTTTTCATAtttcaagatcaagtttaaaTTTCACGTAACTGTGACGTTTTTTATGCTATTACTtgaacaattattaaaaatgttagaCTGGTAGCAATTGTGatggtcaatttttttttttaatgatttgatCATACATGATAGAATTGATAGTGTAAAACGCTTTGCAGTAACCAATGCATGGAAATTAAAGCCTTATATTTGATGAGATTAAGATAGAGATATTACCCCTTTCAAAAAAACTAGAGATATTACCCTATAGGAGCTATTTTCAACGAGTCACTCAACTTAAGAAGATATGGTAATTGGTAGGAATAAAACACAGAAAATAGGTAATTCAgttactattaatttttataataatttttttaaaagtcatatctattataatttaagattgattaatattaaaactattttatattatggGTGTAAAACTATTAAACTCATTGCAAAAATTGATTTCCTATTTCTAAGTAGCATGTAATAATTAATAGACGCAAAAAAATAGAGGCTAAACTGCGGGAGGAAGTAAGAATTAGacattaacttaaaaaattcaaCTATTTTATTTGATCATTAGTCAGCTGCATATATAGTATCAAATATGTTCTGCACTGAGCAGAAACTAACCAAAATTTCACTTTATGAATGTAGGAGTGGAGCCACGGTGTATTCAAATGTGTTCCTGGGGAAATGATCTTCATGCCGAGTTTCCAGAGTAGCCCTGCCTCTTTCTCCATAGAGCTTGTGTGCTTGGCCTCTTCAAATGATCTAAGTCACAGTTTAGACAATTCTGACAACTGTGACAAGATAATATCCTTGGCTGATCAAATCCTTATTGTATTTTGTCTGgtatttttatacaattttttatacttCGTTTTTTCCTGATTCTCAGGACATGATTGCACCGTTTTCATTTATTTGGATGCCTGTTGCGTGGTCATGATGTAGCTCTCACCCAGTTACACGATTTTTTTTCcctgtattttatttataaaagccATTCTGGTGTACAGTTTGAGTGTAAAGATTATGGGTAAAACACCAGTTACGACATGTTGACATGATGTTGTGGGTTGAAAGTAGTGAAAATGCTGTCTTCTTACATATTGAATAGTGTAAAAACACAGGAAGCAAAGATTTGTAGATtgacaatttaattaattttatcaatcatggtttgtattattattattattattattgtatgaTAATTGTTGTATCAGTCATACTGTGAGTAGCTCTGGGTGTTCTGTTCAGGTTAAGAACAATTCTCATTTCTTCAATCTAACGGAAGTATACACCTTCAGTAAAGAGAAAGAtgcgaaaggaagaaagaaaaggagtaTAAATGTACTAAGTGAAATAATGagaataaaaagtataaatgcCAAACAGGTCAACTTGAAAGTAGACATGCCAAACGGATCAACTTGGCTTGTTGGATCCGATTCATTTTGACTCATCTTATAAGCGGATTAATGTAATTTGACTCATCTCTTGGTGAGTCCTAAAAAGTTGGCCTAGATTGGTCCACCATGGGTTAGTTcacctaaattaaaaaaaaaaaaaatcaaattttttttctaaaattcaattttttttaaaaaaaaatcaataaaaaatcatttaaaaaaaaatccaccaaaataaaatatattaatggtTGCATTTTTCTCATAATTTGTTCTTAATTTGGAAATTCCAATTTCaaagaaatcaatttttttaaagttaaaaatgaacCATTACAAGTTTAACAATTCAAATAATTCTATCACACAATAATTTTACGGTAAATACCCATTTAGTCCTTGAATTTGTAATGCGTTGACGCTTGGATCCCTAAATTATGGGGAAAAATTATCTCTCAATtggtaaaaagtgcgacaaattcatctcatcatttattttctctattaAACGAAATGGTCATACCTACGTGGCATTGTTGGACGTATTTGATAGTGAAAACTTTGTTGTTTCTATTGCTGACTCGGAAGAACTAAATTGCTATTAAAAACTTTGATAACTAATTTGACAGGAaactgtctattttttttttatagaaatctaACCATTGAACTCCAACGGTTACTTCCTCTCCCCTAACTAAGTTTTataccttcatttttttttttgcacaactCCTTCTCCCCCAAATCAAGctttatttgttcttttctcCCAAAGAGTCGTTGTGTAACCCAAATCTCTCATTCTCAACGCCCACtaacttattttcttctctggtTGTTACCTTCTTCTTTTGTTGTACAAATCAAGTGAGAGCAAATAGGTGGTGATGGTGAGTCGTCCAACAACGGTGTTGACAACCATGGTTGTGGAAGTCATGATTGTTATGTTGAATGTCATTGTTGGATGAAAGTTGAAATTAGAACTTCAAAACccttaaaaaattcaaagaggTTGTTTTACACTTGCCATTGCCAAAGGTTGTTTCCAACTTCTCCTAATACTTTAACTAtcccatttttttattaattgataaactgactattttttgttgatttgcAGGATGCtagaaaatgtaatttttttattgaatgaacaGGAGCGGCTCAAGGATTTGAGAGGCCTAAAGCAAATTTAAGAATGAGACCTTTTATTTActcataaaatagtttattaaaattatcattattttatttaaaatttattttcaaatataattttacaataaatattttatgtatatCAGTACTAAAAAAAGTTGGGGCCTTTTTTTTGGGGGGCCTAAAGCCCTTGCTTGGACTTTAAGCTGACCCTATGAATGAATACTATTGAAGAAAGGTGGATGAGAAGTTGAAGGAGAGGATTGATGACTTGCAGTTAAAGATTACAAAATACTCAATTTTTCTTTGTCATGTATTATGATGGTTTCTTTATGGTTAATTTAGGGGTGATGTCTAAGTTCTTAGAAAGCACAAAAATGGAAATGTAATACTAGATCCAAGGTGTATTTTTCATGGTGAACTAATTTGGCATTTAGTTGTTAAATTGAGGAATTTAAATGACATTAAGCAATATTATTTAAAGACtggtttgttagtttttttaataaaaaatgagacattaaaattttatttcttttgcatCTTGCAACCTTGTTAAGTTTCTTTAATGGAAAATGAAAGATCATTGAACTTAAGGAGtttaacattaatattaatCAAACATAACATGGATAATGTCATTCTTAAACTATTAAAGATAGTAAAAAATTTCCACTCTGACAATAccaaaaaacatcaaaattcTAGACAATGACAACCATAACACCTCCCAAAATGACAATAACGGAGATGTCATGGTGAAAATTctccaaaaaacaaacatattacTACTTGTTGTTCCAATCAACATATATATCCCAAAAAAAACGtgaacaataaaatattatcactTCTTCATGTCTTCCCTTTGTAGCAGCCCAAGTGTAGGAATGAAGCTCATGAAGTTAGGTTGTATCATCCTTGGTGATGATTCAGTTGGGAATGGTATCATCATAGGTGTAGGAGGCCTAAATGCAGGGGTTAGTTGTACAGGCATGAAGTTTATTTCGTGCAACGGATgaatttaatgaaaatgattagtGTAGGTCATACATGCTGCAATAACAATTTCAAGTGTAACTCATAGGTTGTGGTGGAAGACTTGGTGATTGTGGTATTTGCATCGTTAATGGCTGAGGTTAACCTTTAGTGTCAATCATTGTTGGTGATTGTTCTATAGTGGATGCATATTGAGAGTTTTCAATCTCATCCTACATGAGTTAAAAACTAATATAAGTAAAGCTCCAACATGTATAAtacaacataaacaaaaaaaaaaaagaacacaagCTATTTTTATAGCTTGTTGCGATTGGGTGCTATCAAATTCCTATGGTGGTAGTGGTTGCCAATTTTTGGGTCTTGGTGGAACACCACCATTTGTGCATCCACTATTGTTATGACCAAAAACACCACATCATGTGCAAGTGGTTTCCTTGTAAGTTTTTTTGGGTCTACTATTGTCAACTTAACCTTTATTTTGATTCCTTCTTCTAGTTTTCTTTGGACGCTTAGGTCTTCTTTTCAGTAGGGGTGGTGTTGGCTTCTCAAAAGGAGTTTCTTTCCAATATTGTTGGCTCTTTCTTGGGTTGATGTAATACTCATAAGATGTATTGTAGAATTCTATAGTCAACATATCATCATAGTAATCTTCAAGTATGTGATTATTGAATTTGATGGCAGCAATTGCATGTCTACAAGGCACATTTTATAAAAGAACACATGATTGCCACATTCTACAAGTGTAACTATCTGTTGCCACACTCTACAGGTACATGTTAACTAAGCAAGTCCATATCTAGTTTGTTGTCATAAAAATGAACTTCAAACTTATTGCCTTCTGAATCACCAACCTAATATGGAGTCCATTTGTTTCTTTTCAACCCTCGCTTGCATGCATCAAGACACACATAAATTCTATGAAAATGTGGCGGTTCTTAGGGTATGGGAATGCAATTAATTTGAACTAGAGTCTCCCTATTACTTCTTTGCAACTCATGTAGTAGTCccatatattttcatattgacgCTTAATGCTACCCTCGACCATATTCCTAGCTTATTTAAATGCCCGAAACATCTTCCTCCCATCAATGTGAATACCATTGTCCACCTTCATGTGTTCATGTGCCTTAACATGAGACAAAGTAGGGTGAACCCTTAATTTGTCAACCAACTTTTTAGGAACCTAATTCATGGTTGCTTGGTTGTTTTTAAACATTATAACGCAACTGCGTTACTCCACAAAAGGTTTAAActgaaaacttttttatttgtctGCCCATGCACAATAAATCTCCCAAGGACACTCATTCACTTTGTAAACAAATGTAGCTCTAATTAAATCCCTTTTCTTCCAATTAATATCCCTTCCATGATAAATTGTGTAATCTCTAACAACCTCAACAAAAACTTTGACAATGTCAAATTTCATCCCAATCTCCAACTGCACATTATCAAAACGACTTGTTGCATTAAATTGAGAGTAGACAACTTTGTTGTTACGATCTCCCTCATCTTCATTGTTGAGTAGAGAGTGGAGTTACTTagaatgataattataataactACTGTCAGTTGAATGTTAATCATCATCAGATAGAGAAACATACACATAATCAGGGTCACTTTCTTCAAATTCATTTGCAGCATCAGCCTGGTTTTAACCTTCAAAAACCTCCTCCATTAATTTGTTATCGTGTTGATGTGCAACATGTATTTCAGCTTGTTTAGACACAATTCTACCCAAATATCAATACTTTGCTCATTTAAATAAGTTGTTGCATCATTTAAATAAGCTTCTGATTCATTTAAATGTACCTTATTACCAGACACAACTTCTACCCTATGACCAAACACAACATCTACCCTAGGCAAACCATTAACTTGATTACCATCTTTTCCATCAACATTATTCAAATCATCAGACATTTGTACACAGTTCCTCCACCAAAGGCTCTTCTCCATTTTGTGTATCATCAATCACAAAGTCATTAACTTGATTCCAGATTTGGTTAGCATCTCATTAATGGATAGGATGACATAGTAAAGTGATTAAATCTCATAAGGTAGTTGAATAAAAGCATTTTACTTTCACATGGTAAGAATTTATTTCATCATCACATCATATTATGATAACACATGCAAGACAACCATTATAATTCTAACAAGGCAACAAATAATTCTGACAAAAGTatttcaaaattacaaaataatagttatttttaggTTGGTCAGTTCGACCCACCACAGGTTCAACTCGGATAGACAAGACCGTAGGTGAGTCAGATTCAATTTCCTAATcaattgtgattttgattttttttttattggcatgACTAGCCTAAACCCGTGGTGGGCCAGATTGACCCATGGGTTTTGGTTAGTTTTGAGGAGTATaataaaaagaaccataaaagagttatatatatatatatatattttatacaacTATCTAATGAAATTTAATCACTTTACCATGTCATCCTATTCATTAATATGATGCGGTGATGAAATAAATTCCTATTGGATATATGtagaattattttatattcataaaatacataaattaaactcattataaaaacataaatggtGAAAAAATGGGATATAAAACAAGTTTTTGTTGAAcaactttttttcatttattgttctcacaattttttaagtaacaaaacaagataaaataatcaaaatattttttttctcaaacaaaGTAGGTGGAAGAAAACGTGCAAAAAAAGTTGTGTAAGACAATTCTTCCtttcataaaattaactaagctaagtaaattacaaaataaaaaaatgctgaGCATTGGGCCGAGAATATTTTGTAGATCTAAGATCTCCTGTTTGGGCTTTGCTAGGTGCACTAGGCATATTGCTTGTGCATCcagcattaaaacaaaattccaaaaatgcccttaaatattttttgtttttaggtaTTACATAATCTatataactcatacggattaTGTAATCTGTATGAATCACACACGTATTACGTAATCTATATGAAAGTGAtccataagtattttttttatttttttttcaattagctaatctgtatgtttttttaatttattaataaattaatttttttaatagtaaatattttttttatttataaaaaaatatacggattaaataattcatatgagttatatcaaaattaattatttaaatttaaatacttattaaatatatattaaaaattttagtgttatatataataacattatttattttataatataattggtcTATTAGCTCAAATAGGTAGAGTGTTGTGTTAATAACCTGAAAATCATAGGGTCAACTCCTGCTtggaccattaattttaaattacggCTTACGGAATAGTTTATCCGTATCCCTTTTATAGAAAGGCAAAATTGGAAAATCCAAGGGTACACGTAGCAATGCCCCTCCTCTTTTCATTCGAAGAGGAATGAATGATGGACCCTGGATTCGGCCCATAATATCAGGTCTTCAGTGCTTAGGATGAGGTTTAAAAaggtattatttttcaaaatctcttttcttgttatgctttgtttttttttttagacaaacaacattaaaaacatTATGTAGTTGACAACTTGACACGCTTATGCAATAAGTAGGTATAACTCATTTAGAGTAAAATGTGTGAATTGATataaatcttttaatatttttttgtcttttattcttacaaataattatatataaaaaaagatatggtTATCTCTGTTGTTTATTGGAGTTGTTACCGAAAATAAAAACTTCTGTATCGATGTGTAAATATTTCCATCTCATA
This window harbors:
- the LOC100811269 gene encoding uncharacterized protein, coding for MPFARCNSQIPAPLPSPIPTGRGTRSAANEIFSQFLEKTLQIPELTLPGPHLPPAPAEIDFRSLTLVSTDLMLRSAREFGAFRIRCHGISGSELGTMADEAERVFQKSRNVVVVERNGTGGEMIPCVRSSKGALEFAAQTITGDQTHRNFWVHMGNVASRLDTIVEQVTMVLQHKTSKEFKERIQDTESWICLCRYPHDNVPKQNEDTSVKKKDKLCDHALRFYLPMEQCIFYVQTERGPLSFDAGPENIVVTVGKQLEEWSHGVFKCVPGEMIFMPSFQSSPASFSIELVCLASSNDLSHSLDNSDNCDKIISLADQILIVFCLVFLYNFLYFVFS